Proteins encoded within one genomic window of Polypterus senegalus isolate Bchr_013 chromosome 6, ASM1683550v1, whole genome shotgun sequence:
- the klhdc7a gene encoding kelch domain-containing protein 7A, translating into MPTEDLWGMQFDMQLLGKLSLSVVAVLLASWAYRFYSSRGRKPLSQDGETQVTGQGKEEVTDCCVGCNANLRQRKRSQKEEEQEVSRERAETDFVHHTKEMEAVNHKVLQPISKSHMDLEFTVPKKGPGEEELGSKGDNNDNCHVDSGDLPSKESFIPGQGVEEQVEVGEPLASKCNKDALQSTRVLEVSSDQERSRSPALLTTVNSGLGVERELRENLEHPGSCFHFQSKAEIKVEDSNLVVETPGVGRRQMHGKIYEYFIESASHSVSDDNTYQPSYSTPQLVQYGDHVIHDACLEELEAKLKVDRGSCWRGSNDPPSTANSISSPSSHLDSVFMDDFENGYKEEASGILADRSRHGSGRSRKESLSHIVENSELQISLLDPRSSSTPASSRLNSRTPSSEKLCFSPTGSARDPWDNETNLNILAGNSQTENVDSAELDILKCQLDLGNCLKALTVAQKHRLPELQEAAYKVMSDNYLQVLKDPAIYGRLRANEREQIQTRRLRGKKHLVVVDMDPQDYLDPRFQNPKDSSLRTSSRLYYYDNQNDSWHPLSSVPREVISKGCSMCTMDNYLFITAGCQGTNGKMKPSCKVFCFNPITGIWKEICPMNQARPQCKLVALHGYLYAIGGECLYTVERYDPRVDRWNFVAPLPNDTFAVAHRATACNGEIYVSGGTLRYTLLRYNPKTNTWKESLIMGNKERTADMVAVKSFIYRFDVNPALGISVYRYHAVAKLWYECCIKRIPYSATFQCTVIDNLVYCINRQFTMRFLADEVSPAFVEEQLIALPAAKGILFPLTLSLPEMVAVQTSV; encoded by the coding sequence ATGCCAACAGAGGACCTCTGGGGAATGCAGTTTGACATGCAGCTGTTGGGGAAGCTCTCCCTGTCCGTGGTGGCTGTGCTCCTGGCGTCCTGGGCTTACAGATTCTATAGTTCCAGAGGTCGGAAGCCCCTTTCTCAGGATGGAGAAACTCAAGTGACTGGGCAGGGCAAGGAAGAAGTCACTGATTGCTGCGTTGGTTGCAATGCCAATTTACGACAGAGGAAACGGAGCCAAAAGGAAGAAGAACAAGAGGTAAGCAGAGAGAGAGCAGAAACAGACTTTGTACACCACACGAAGGAGATGGAAGCTGTCAATCACAAGGTCCTTCAGCCAATCAGTAAGAGTCACATGGATCTGGAATTCACTGTCCCAAAGAAGGGACCTGGGGAAGAAGAGCTGGGCAGCAAGGGTGACAACAATGACAACTGTCATGTAGACTCAGGGGACCTGCCCTCCAAAGAGAGCTTTATTCCCGGCCAAGGTGTGGAAGAGCAGGTGGAAGTTGGTGAACCGCTCGCCTCAAAGTGTAACAAAGATGCCTTGCAGTCAACACGCGTTTTGGAGGTCAGCAGTGACCAGGAGAGGAGTCGTTCACCGGCCTTGCTTACAACTGTGAACTCTGGCCTTGGAGTGGAGCGGGAGCTGCGTGAGAACCTTGAACACCCGGGCTCTTGCTTTCACTTCCAGTCCAAAGCAGAGATCAAAGTGGAAGATAGCAACTTAGTCGTGGAGACGCCAGGTGTTGGACGCAGGCAAATGCACGGCAAAATTTACGAGTACTTCATAGAGTCTGCTTCTCATTCCGTTTCGGACGACAACACCTACCAGCCTAGCTATTCGACCCCCCAGCTTGTGCAGTATGGCGACCATGTGATCCATGATGCCTGTTTGGAAGAGCTGGAGGCCAAGCTGAAAGTGGACAGAGGTAGCTGTTGGAGGGGCAGCAATGACCCACCATCAACGGCAAATTCAATCTCTTCTCCCTCCAGCCACTTAGACTCCGTTTTCATGGACGATTTCGAGAATGGCTACAAAGAGGAAGCCTCCGGGATTCTGGCCGACAGGAGCAGACATGGGTCGGGGCGAAGTCGAAAAGAAAGCCTTTCCCATATTGTGGAGAATTCTGAACTGCAGATCTCTTTGCTTGATCCCAGATCTTCTTCCACTCCAGCATCCAGTCGGCTTAACTCGAGGACACCCTCATCAGAGAAGCTGTGCTTCAGTCCCACAGGCTCAGCAAGAGACCCCTGGGACaatgaaacaaatttaaatatacttGCCGGAAACAGTCAAACTGAAAACGTGGATAGCGCTGAACTGGACATCTTGAAGTGCCAGCTGGATTTAGGGAACTGCTTAAAGGCACTCACCGTGGCCCAGAAGCACCGCCTGCCTGAATTACAGGAGGCAGCATACAAGGTTATGTCGGACAACTATTTACAGGTCCTGAAGGACCCGGCCATCTATGGGAGGCTAAGAGCAAACGAAAGGGAGCAGATCCAAACCCGAAGGCTGCGAGGCAAGAAACATCTGGTGGTAGTCGACATGGATCCTCAAGACTACCTGGATCCCAGATTCCAAAACCCAAAGGATTCCAGTCTCCGCACATCAAGCAGACTCTACTACTATGACAACCAGAACGATTCCTGGCACCCATTATCCAGCGTGCCCCGGGAGGTCATCTCCAAGGGCTGCTCCATGTGCACCATGGACAACTACCTCTTCATCACGGCTGGATGCCAAGGCACGAATGGAAAGATGAAGCCATCCTGCAAGGTCTTCTGCTTCAATCCTATCACAGGAATCTGGAAGGAAATCTGCCCCATGAATCAAGCTCGGCCGCAGTGCAAGCTAGTGGCGTTACATGGCTATTTGTATGCCATTGGGGGAGAGTGTCTATACACGGTTGAGCGCTATGACCCCAGGGTGGACAGGTGGAACTTTGTGGCCCCTCTGCCAAACGATACCTTTGCCGTCGCCCACCGTGCCACCGCATGCAATGGTGAAATTTACGTTTCCGGAGGCACACTGAGGTACACCCTGCTGCGCTACAACCCCAAGACTAACACCTGGAAGGAAAGCCTGATTATGGGGAACAAGGAGAGGACCGCCGACATGGTGGCCGTCAAGAGTTTCATTTACCGCTTTGATGTCAACCCAGCCCTGGGCATCAGTGTGTATCGCTATCACGCCGTGGCCAAGCTTTGGTACGAGTGCTGCATCAAGCGAATCCCCTACTCGGCTACTTTCCAGTGCACCGTCATCGACAACCTGGTGTACTGCATTAACCGGCAATTTACTATGAGATTCCTAGCCGATGAAGTTTCTCCCGCTTTTGTAGAGGAACAACTGATAGCACTGCCCGCAGCCAAGGGGATCCTGTTCCCGTTAACCCTTTCACTTCCCGAAATGGTAGCCGTTCAGACCAGCGTGTAG